Proteins from a single region of Flavobacterium sp. K5-23:
- a CDS encoding cytochrome c, producing the protein MLSKSQARAFFLGGTLVTFLIFIGLTIYSFMPRNDQTNYSEITKEVVRGKEIWESNNCMGCHTIMGEGGYYAPELTKVLDRRGEGYVKAVLMSPVPWAPRGRKMVAYKMNDADADAMVAYFKWIGNLDLNGFDRVVSPLSKDNN; encoded by the coding sequence ATGCTTTCAAAATCACAGGCAAGAGCATTTTTTTTAGGAGGAACGTTAGTCACCTTTTTAATTTTCATTGGGCTGACTATTTATTCGTTTATGCCTAGAAACGATCAAACCAATTACAGCGAGATTACCAAAGAGGTAGTGAGGGGAAAAGAAATATGGGAATCCAACAATTGTATGGGTTGTCATACCATTATGGGAGAAGGAGGCTATTATGCTCCTGAGTTGACAAAAGTCCTGGACCGTCGTGGCGAAGGTTATGTCAAGGCCGTTTTAATGTCACCAGTGCCTTGGGCACCAAGAGGACGAAAAATGGTCGCTTATAAAATGAATGATGCTGATGCTGATGCAATGGTCGCTTATTTTAAATGGATTGGGAATCTTGATTTAAATGGATTCGACAGAGTAGTTTCACCACTTTCAAAAGATAATAATTAA
- the ric gene encoding iron-sulfur cluster repair di-iron protein, with translation METLDTKTIGEYVAQDFRTAALFSKYGIDFCCKGNRSIEEVCEKKDVSPEDLFNQITEILATKNENNIDFKSWPLDLLADYIEKTHHRYVEEKIPVLLQFLNKLCKVHGATHPELFEINELFIGCAGELTQHMKKEELILFPFIKKMVKANLSHETIQAPGFGTVNNPIAMMMEEHEAEGDRFVKIADLTNNYTPPADACNTYKVTFSMLNEFEQDLHKHIHLENNILFTKAVALEKTFTEQV, from the coding sequence ATGGAAACTTTAGATACAAAAACAATAGGCGAATATGTCGCACAAGATTTTAGAACAGCAGCCCTTTTTTCAAAATACGGAATTGATTTTTGCTGTAAAGGAAATAGATCAATTGAAGAAGTGTGTGAGAAAAAAGACGTTAGTCCTGAAGATTTATTCAATCAAATAACTGAAATATTGGCAACCAAAAACGAAAACAACATCGATTTTAAATCTTGGCCATTAGATCTATTAGCTGATTATATTGAAAAAACACACCACCGTTATGTGGAAGAAAAAATTCCGGTTTTGCTTCAGTTTTTAAACAAATTGTGTAAAGTACACGGAGCGACACATCCAGAATTGTTTGAAATCAATGAACTCTTTATAGGTTGTGCTGGAGAATTGACACAACACATGAAAAAAGAGGAACTGATTTTATTTCCTTTCATTAAGAAAATGGTAAAAGCTAACCTTAGTCATGAAACCATTCAAGCGCCTGGTTTTGGAACTGTCAACAATCCAATCGCAATGATGATGGAAGAACATGAAGCCGAAGGAGATCGTTTTGTAAAAATTGCAGACTTGACTAACAATTATACGCCACCTGCTGATGCGTGCAACACTTACAAAGTGACTTTCTCCATGCTGAATGAATTCGAACAGGATTTACACAAACACATCCACTTGGAAAACAACATTTTGTTCACAAAAGCAGTTGCTTTAGAAAAAACCTTCACAGAACAAGTATAA
- a CDS encoding ribonucleoside triphosphate reductase, giving the protein MERYVIKRKGEYKPLENYKIKDAIVKSFSSVGIAFDESVFENVIQELQSKKFWAVEEIQDLIEKSLFDKGYFEVMRSFMLFRHTRKLQREHVHGLNDDTTYVDSTQTIEEYIEQTDWRINANANTSYSNAGLVNNVAGKIIANYWLDKVYTKEEGYAHRNGDIHIHDLDCLTGYCAGWSLRVLLNEGFNGVRGRVESKAPSHFREALGQMANFLGILQSEWAGAQAFSSFDTYLAPYVFADDLDFDDVLKAVRSFVYNLNVPARWGQSPFTNITLDWIVPDDLKEQIPTKNDLHFFENEFSYDLFLRTKERGVAKPTDLRYEHFQKEMNLINKAYYTVMTEGDANGQPFTFPIPTVNITEEFDWNGENTDLLFENTAKIGSSYFQNFIGSQYKLDENGNKVDNPEAYKPNAVRSMCCRLQLDLRELLKRGNGLFGSAEMTGSIGVVTINMARLGYLFKGDKEELYLQLDKLLLVSKSTLEKKRVFIQEMYDRGLYPYTKRYLQHFRNHFSTIGVNGMNEMIANFTENQDDISSSTGIAFASEILDHIRDRMKEFQEETGNLYNLEATPAEGTTYRFAKEDKKRFPNIIQAGQDNNIYYTNSSQIPVDFTEDPFEALYLQDGLQCKYTGGTVLHLYMSEKISSPEACKQFVKKVLSNFKLPYITVTPVFSVCPVHGYLNGEHKYCPKCDDALIEENKHLTVTI; this is encoded by the coding sequence ATGGAGAGATACGTTATAAAAAGAAAAGGCGAATACAAGCCTCTTGAAAATTACAAAATTAAGGATGCCATTGTAAAAAGCTTTTCAAGTGTCGGCATAGCATTTGACGAAAGTGTATTTGAAAACGTAATACAAGAATTGCAGTCAAAAAAATTCTGGGCTGTTGAAGAAATACAGGATTTAATAGAGAAAAGTCTTTTTGACAAAGGCTATTTTGAAGTCATGCGTTCGTTTATGTTATTTAGACATACCCGAAAATTACAACGAGAACATGTTCACGGATTAAATGACGATACCACTTATGTAGATAGCACGCAAACTATCGAAGAATATATAGAACAAACAGATTGGCGTATCAATGCCAATGCAAACACCTCTTATTCTAATGCGGGTTTGGTTAATAACGTAGCGGGAAAAATCATTGCTAATTATTGGCTGGACAAAGTATACACTAAGGAAGAAGGCTATGCGCATCGCAATGGTGACATTCACATTCACGATTTGGATTGTCTTACCGGTTATTGTGCCGGCTGGAGTTTGCGCGTATTATTGAACGAAGGATTCAATGGCGTACGTGGTCGTGTGGAAAGCAAAGCACCATCCCATTTCAGGGAAGCGCTGGGACAAATGGCAAATTTCTTGGGGATATTGCAAAGCGAATGGGCCGGAGCGCAAGCTTTCAGTTCGTTTGACACCTATTTGGCTCCTTATGTATTTGCAGATGATTTGGATTTTGATGATGTATTGAAAGCCGTGCGTAGTTTTGTGTATAATTTGAATGTTCCCGCACGTTGGGGACAATCACCTTTCACTAACATCACTTTAGACTGGATTGTTCCGGATGATTTGAAAGAGCAAATCCCGACGAAGAATGACTTGCATTTTTTCGAAAACGAATTTAGTTATGATCTCTTTCTTAGAACCAAAGAACGCGGTGTTGCTAAACCAACCGATTTACGATACGAGCATTTCCAAAAAGAAATGAACCTCATCAATAAAGCCTATTATACCGTAATGACCGAAGGCGATGCTAACGGACAGCCTTTCACCTTCCCTATTCCGACAGTGAATATCACGGAAGAATTTGATTGGAACGGAGAAAACACCGACTTGCTTTTTGAAAATACCGCCAAAATAGGTTCTTCCTATTTCCAGAATTTTATTGGAAGCCAATATAAATTGGACGAAAACGGTAATAAAGTCGACAACCCAGAAGCTTATAAACCCAATGCGGTTCGGAGTATGTGCTGCCGTTTGCAACTCGATTTACGCGAATTATTGAAACGGGGTAATGGTCTTTTTGGTAGTGCCGAAATGACGGGAAGCATAGGAGTAGTGACCATAAATATGGCGCGTTTGGGTTATTTATTCAAAGGAGACAAAGAAGAATTGTACCTGCAATTAGATAAATTATTGTTGGTTTCCAAATCCACTTTAGAAAAGAAAAGAGTCTTTATTCAGGAAATGTATGATCGCGGTTTGTATCCGTATACTAAAAGATACCTGCAACATTTCAGGAATCATTTCTCGACTATTGGTGTCAATGGAATGAACGAGATGATCGCAAATTTCACGGAGAATCAAGATGATATAAGTTCTTCTACAGGAATTGCTTTTGCTTCGGAAATTCTTGATCATATTCGGGATCGAATGAAGGAATTCCAGGAAGAAACAGGAAATCTATACAATCTGGAAGCCACACCGGCCGAAGGAACCACTTACCGCTTTGCCAAAGAAGATAAAAAACGTTTTCCTAATATCATTCAAGCGGGACAGGACAACAACATCTATTATACTAACAGCTCACAAATTCCGGTGGACTTTACCGAAGATCCTTTTGAAGCCTTGTATTTACAAGACGGATTGCAATGTAAATATACTGGCGGAACCGTTTTACACCTGTACATGAGCGAAAAAATCAGTTCGCCTGAAGCCTGTAAACAGTTTGTCAAAAAAGTGTTGTCGAATTTCAAATTGCCTTACATCACCGTTACTCCAGTGTTTAGCGTATGTCCCGTACACGGCTATTTGAACGGGGAACATAAATATTGCCCAAAATGTGATGATGCACTTATTGAAGAAAATAAACATTTAACGGTAACAATTTAA
- the nrdD gene encoding anaerobic ribonucleoside-triphosphate reductase, giving the protein MKTSTNSILEQNNHLRTKCLVYTRVMGYHRPVESFNIGKKGEHKQRTHFDERKCS; this is encoded by the coding sequence ATGAAAACATCCACAAATTCAATTCTGGAACAAAACAATCATTTGAGAACCAAATGTCTGGTGTACACTCGAGTAATGGGTTACCACAGACCTGTAGAGAGTTTTAATATTGGTAAAAAAGGGGAACACAAACAGAGAACCCATTTCGATGAAAGAAAATGCAGTTAA
- a CDS encoding anaerobic ribonucleoside-triphosphate reductase activating protein — translation MKENAVKPIFSITPFTLLDYPHKSACIIWFAGCNMRCLYCYNPEIVLGKGTVSYEKAITFLQSRQNLLDAVVFSGGECLLHKDIVSLIDKVKKMGFLVKVDTNGSKPEMIQKLIEKKLIDYVALDFKAMPSTFEKITQSNFFVPFEKSLHLLLDSGISFEVRTTVHSDLINEKEVEMMIDYLEKANYKGDYYIQHFINDVVTLEKLGYSSKQLNADSLSTKNIKVHLRG, via the coding sequence ATGAAAGAAAATGCAGTTAAGCCCATTTTTAGCATAACCCCTTTCACCTTATTGGATTATCCGCATAAATCAGCCTGTATCATTTGGTTTGCAGGCTGCAATATGCGGTGTTTGTATTGTTATAATCCCGAAATTGTCCTTGGCAAGGGAACCGTTTCTTATGAAAAGGCAATCACTTTTCTACAATCACGCCAGAATTTATTGGATGCCGTGGTTTTTAGCGGAGGCGAATGCTTGTTGCACAAAGACATTGTTTCGTTGATAGATAAAGTCAAAAAAATGGGGTTTCTGGTTAAAGTGGACACTAATGGCTCTAAACCGGAAATGATCCAAAAACTAATCGAAAAAAAGCTAATCGATTATGTGGCACTCGATTTTAAAGCAATGCCTTCAACCTTTGAAAAGATAACCCAATCCAATTTTTTCGTACCTTTTGAAAAATCATTGCATTTATTGCTCGACAGTGGTATTTCATTTGAAGTGAGAACCACCGTCCATTCAGATTTGATAAATGAAAAGGAAGTTGAGATGATGATTGATTATTTGGAAAAAGCGAATTATAAGGGCGATTATTACATTCAACATTTTATCAATGATGTTGTTACATTAGAAAAACTGGGCTATTCTTCTAAACAACTAAATGCCGATTCCCTTTCCACCAAGAATATAAAAGTACACCTAAGAGGGTAA
- a CDS encoding hemerythrin domain-containing protein, protein MISTKPLKRAPELQPLSHDHHHGLQLCWKIRTGFSKNIEPARIKCYADWFFENHLKPHFELEEKYIFTILDKDDELIKRGLTEHRRLKRLFKETSNLEKTLGLIEEELEAHIRFEERILFAEIQKMATVEQLAKINEIHTPEVFVEKEDDPFWKSE, encoded by the coding sequence ATGATTTCAACTAAACCTTTAAAAAGAGCACCCGAATTACAGCCGTTAAGCCATGATCATCATCACGGATTACAACTGTGTTGGAAAATACGAACAGGATTCTCTAAGAATATTGAACCAGCTCGCATTAAATGCTATGCCGACTGGTTTTTTGAAAACCATCTCAAGCCCCATTTTGAATTAGAAGAGAAATACATTTTTACTATTTTGGACAAAGACGATGAATTAATAAAACGAGGATTAACGGAACACCGTCGCCTGAAACGTCTCTTTAAAGAAACGTCAAATTTAGAAAAAACTTTGGGCCTAATTGAGGAAGAACTGGAAGCACACATTCGTTTTGAAGAACGCATCTTGTTTGCCGAAATTCAAAAAATGGCGACAGTGGAGCAGCTAGCCAAAATTAATGAAATACATACCCCAGAAGTTTTTGTAGAAAAGGAAGACGATCCTTTTTGGAAATCAGAATAA
- a CDS encoding Rrf2 family transcriptional regulator, which yields MFSKTCEYGIRAAIIIASESYQDNRIGLKEIAKKIDSPEAFTAKILQILSKNNIIKSIKGVGGGFDIPKETMSQIKLIQIVSAIDGDRVFTGCGLGLSHCSETHPCPVHDKFKEIRNGLTEMLENTNLEELAMGIKSGDTFLRY from the coding sequence ATGTTTTCTAAAACCTGTGAATACGGAATTCGGGCAGCGATTATCATTGCTTCCGAATCCTATCAAGACAATAGAATTGGCCTAAAAGAGATTGCCAAAAAGATCGATTCTCCGGAAGCCTTTACCGCCAAAATTTTACAAATACTTTCCAAAAATAATATTATTAAGTCCATTAAAGGTGTTGGTGGCGGATTTGATATCCCCAAAGAAACGATGAGCCAAATCAAACTAATACAAATCGTATCAGCAATTGATGGCGACCGTGTATTTACAGGTTGCGGACTGGGATTGAGCCATTGCTCTGAAACTCACCCCTGCCCTGTTCACGATAAATTCAAAGAAATCAGAAACGGATTAACCGAAATGCTTGAAAACACCAATCTAGAAGAACTGGCAATGGGAATTAAATCCGGAGATACTTTCTTGAGGTATTAG
- a CDS encoding tetratricopeptide repeat protein has translation MKINILLPLVLIIIASCSNPIQDRKNANRFFKDKNYENALFEINKVIYAEPDSVSHYAFRVMIYDAMGKYKEEMFDLNTIIDLDKKKNIKSLTAYHQRSIVQTQLGLYRNALSDINYFIANRDTVGSLAEAYTNKASILYKLGDYKNSQKYYELSVKNITKKEIVIESQALVGLANLSKSAKGALILLDKAISIDAKNPIAYGARAAINIDLGKIKEGYADSKKAISLNPNDPMINFNMGQLFINIINNADSAVFYFEKAIKLSPQSPKNDVIYMNLAVLKHRSGKLESALSDFQKAEIINPKNDLLLYNLAMLLSDMGKQEAALDKISKAIKLNSKDAEYFNLKGSILIELSLYEDATKEFLTAIKLNPNYGGAFYNLGYLYGEQDNHNQSIKYYSKAVMLKFDLKATLVNLALQKIKINKSPCDDLKTAYNLGREDIKPLINKYCN, from the coding sequence ATGAAAATAAATATTCTACTCCCTTTAGTGTTAATAATAATAGCATCTTGTAGTAACCCAATACAGGACAGAAAAAATGCTAACCGTTTTTTTAAAGACAAAAATTATGAAAATGCTTTATTCGAAATTAATAAAGTAATTTATGCCGAGCCTGATAGTGTTAGTCACTACGCATTTCGTGTAATGATTTATGATGCAATGGGTAAATACAAAGAAGAGATGTTTGATCTCAATACAATAATTGACCTCGATAAGAAAAAGAATATTAAATCTCTTACTGCTTATCATCAAAGGTCCATTGTTCAAACTCAATTAGGTCTATATAGGAACGCTCTGTCGGACATCAATTACTTTATAGCAAATAGAGATACCGTTGGTTCTTTAGCAGAGGCTTATACTAATAAAGCTTCAATATTATATAAGTTAGGCGATTATAAAAACTCTCAAAAATATTATGAATTATCCGTAAAAAACATTACAAAAAAAGAAATCGTAATCGAATCACAAGCACTTGTAGGCTTAGCAAATTTATCGAAATCCGCGAAAGGAGCATTAATCCTATTAGATAAAGCAATTTCTATTGATGCAAAAAATCCAATCGCTTATGGCGCTAGAGCTGCAATAAATATTGACTTAGGAAAAATTAAAGAGGGATATGCGGATTCTAAAAAGGCAATTTCATTAAATCCAAATGACCCAATGATTAATTTTAATATGGGCCAACTTTTCATAAACATTATCAATAATGCTGATTCAGCAGTTTTCTATTTTGAAAAAGCTATTAAATTATCGCCACAATCTCCTAAAAATGACGTAATATACATGAATCTAGCGGTTTTAAAACATCGCTCAGGAAAATTGGAAAGTGCGTTAAGTGATTTTCAGAAAGCAGAAATAATCAATCCCAAAAATGATTTGCTTTTATATAATTTAGCAATGCTTTTATCGGATATGGGAAAACAAGAAGCAGCTCTTGATAAAATTTCTAAAGCCATAAAACTTAATTCAAAGGATGCTGAATATTTCAATTTGAAAGGGTCAATCCTCATAGAATTATCTTTGTATGAGGATGCTACGAAAGAATTTTTAACTGCAATTAAATTAAATCCAAATTATGGCGGGGCTTTCTACAACTTGGGATATCTTTATGGAGAACAAGATAATCATAATCAGTCTATTAAATATTACAGTAAGGCAGTAATGTTGAAGTTCGATTTAAAAGCAACTTTAGTTAATTTGGCATTACAAAAGATTAAAATCAATAAAAGTCCTTGTGATGACTTAAAAACCGCATACAATCTTGGCAGAGAAGATATTAAGCCTTTAATTAATAAATATTGCAACTAA
- a CDS encoding Hachiman antiphage defense system protein HamA, whose amino-acid sequence MKFEIILNEIFDDVKLDDTLNPTDNKSVLGIINDFENGEWRYEKFQNFVWNNIKETALSHSERKALLEDGEGSILSESAKKLRLIESVDAIGRGSEIAEIVLYGIMKNHYSALPIVPKIFYKQNLRDEAKGSDSVHIVIESEDPIARICNPCPQRILQSR is encoded by the coding sequence ATGAAATTCGAAATTATACTAAATGAAATATTTGATGACGTCAAACTAGATGACACATTAAATCCGACTGATAATAAATCAGTTCTCGGAATAATTAATGACTTTGAAAATGGTGAATGGAGATATGAAAAATTTCAAAATTTTGTCTGGAATAACATAAAGGAAACTGCTTTAAGTCATAGTGAACGTAAAGCCCTTCTAGAAGATGGTGAAGGTTCAATTCTATCAGAGTCAGCTAAAAAATTGAGATTAATTGAATCTGTAGATGCTATAGGTAGAGGAAGTGAAATTGCTGAAATTGTATTATACGGAATAATGAAAAATCATTATTCCGCATTACCAATTGTACCTAAGATATTTTACAAACAAAATCTTAGAGATGAGGCGAAAGGCTCTGATAGCGTTCACATTGTTATTGAATCAGAAGACCCGATAGCGCGGATTTGCAATCCGTGCCCACAAAGAATTTTGCAAAGCAGATAA
- a CDS encoding transposase, which translates to MSTKYKATTTEEAFFITITTVGWVDLFTRLNQKIIITEALKHCQEYKGLEIYAYCLMSSHLHLFCKATNGFVLSDVIRDFKKFTSKKIIQTIKDEPESRREWMLDYFKKSCEHLKRDQQYKVWQDGYHAEHIYSNSFIKEKVEYIHNNPVKDKIVSLPEDYYFSSARNYASLESELEVVLLDLF; encoded by the coding sequence ATGTCTACTAAATACAAAGCCACAACTACCGAAGAAGCATTTTTTATTACAATAACTACTGTAGGCTGGGTTGATCTATTTACGAGACTAAATCAAAAAATCATTATAACCGAAGCTTTAAAACATTGTCAAGAATATAAAGGTTTAGAAATTTATGCATATTGTTTAATGAGTAGTCATTTACATTTATTTTGTAAAGCAACAAATGGATTTGTTTTATCGGATGTAATTAGAGATTTTAAAAAATTTACTTCTAAAAAAATAATACAAACAATTAAAGACGAGCCTGAAAGCAGAAGAGAATGGATGTTAGATTATTTTAAAAAATCATGCGAACATTTGAAAAGAGATCAGCAATATAAAGTATGGCAAGATGGTTACCATGCGGAACATATTTATAGTAATTCATTTATTAAAGAGAAAGTAGAATACATTCATAATAACCCCGTTAAAGACAAAATAGTTTCTCTTCCAGAAGATTATTATTTTAGTTCAGCCAGAAATTATGCTAGTTTAGAGAGCGAATTAGAGGTGGTTTTATTAGATTTATTTTGA
- the nadA gene encoding quinolinate synthase NadA — MKNLKEQILGLKKEKNAVILAHYYQEDAIQDIADYVGDSLGLSQEAMKVDADIILFAGVHFMAETAKILNPSKKVILPDLKAGCSLAESCPPDLFKKFIDQHPDHIVITYVNCSAEIKALSDIVCTSSNAVKIVESVPKDVPIIFAPDKNLGKYIISKTGRDMVLWDGSCVVHEAFSLDKLIEVHKLHPDAAIIAHPESETHILETASYIGSTAGMIDYVVTNPNTKFIVATEVGILHKMQQLVPNKILIPAPAKEDNTCACSECGYMKMNTLQKVYDCLLNESPEIIVPEDIRKKALLPIERMLELSK, encoded by the coding sequence ATGAAAAATCTCAAAGAACAAATACTAGGCTTAAAAAAAGAGAAAAACGCAGTTATATTAGCGCATTATTATCAAGAAGATGCAATCCAAGATATCGCAGACTATGTAGGGGACAGTTTAGGATTGTCACAGGAAGCAATGAAGGTGGATGCGGATATTATCCTTTTTGCAGGCGTGCATTTTATGGCGGAAACGGCCAAGATTTTGAATCCGTCCAAAAAAGTGATTCTGCCGGATTTGAAAGCCGGTTGTTCCTTAGCCGAATCCTGCCCTCCGGATTTGTTCAAGAAATTCATTGACCAGCACCCAGATCATATTGTCATTACCTACGTGAATTGTTCGGCTGAAATCAAGGCTTTGAGTGATATCGTTTGCACCTCATCCAATGCGGTGAAAATTGTGGAATCAGTACCGAAAGACGTCCCGATTATTTTTGCTCCGGATAAAAACTTAGGAAAATACATTATCAGTAAAACAGGTCGTGATATGGTGTTGTGGGACGGTTCCTGCGTCGTTCACGAAGCTTTTTCATTAGACAAACTGATTGAAGTCCACAAACTGCATCCAGATGCCGCTATCATTGCGCATCCCGAGTCAGAAACTCACATCCTTGAAACGGCAAGCTATATAGGTTCTACCGCTGGAATGATTGATTATGTCGTTACAAATCCCAACACTAAATTTATTGTCGCTACTGAAGTGGGAATCCTTCATAAAATGCAACAATTGGTACCTAATAAAATATTAATTCCGGCTCCTGCCAAAGAAGACAATACTTGTGCCTGCAGCGAATGTGGTTATATGAAAATGAACACTTTGCAGAAAGTGTATGATTGCCTGCTCAACGAATCTCCGGAAATTATCGTTCCAGAGGATATTAGAAAAAAAGCGTTACTTCCTATCGAACGAATGCTTGAATTGTCCAAATAA
- the nadB gene encoding L-aspartate oxidase — MITTNYLIIGSGVAGLTFAIKIADRFPDKKVTIITKSAEDESNTKYAQGGIAIVLDEDEDSYQKHIQDTLICGDGLCDEAVVKMVVTEGPKRLKELIEWGAKFDKNTKGKYDLGKEGGHSQNRVVHHKDQTGFEIERAILLEVHKKKNITVLDHHFALDLITENNCCYGAYALNQKTNEILTFQSDFTLLATGGIGHLYGHTTNPIIATGDGIAMANRANAVTKDMEFIQFHPTALYETTSGSKFLISEAVRGFGAYLRTKEGIRFMLNYDERGELASRDIVSQSIDLELKKTGEECVFLDCTHLDLIEFKKHFPTIYERCRSIGIDIAKDWIPVIPAQHYLCGGIKVDQNGKTSVANLFACGECSQTGLHGANRLASNSLLEALVYSDKIYTYLANKTLESAKPKQPVTEYKEISKPVMKTAYISKMKEDLQHLMHKNVSIVRYETDLLEALEELKQWQYEIELINRNFQISTAICELNNMITIGTLIIQQSISQKENRGGFMKFNSFEIEEYAN; from the coding sequence ATGATCACAACAAACTACTTAATCATAGGTTCAGGAGTGGCAGGATTGACTTTTGCCATCAAAATTGCAGATCGTTTCCCGGACAAAAAAGTTACTATAATTACCAAGTCGGCTGAAGACGAATCGAACACCAAATATGCTCAAGGCGGTATCGCCATTGTTCTTGACGAAGACGAAGACTCCTATCAAAAACACATTCAGGACACCCTGATATGCGGTGACGGACTCTGTGATGAAGCCGTGGTAAAAATGGTCGTTACTGAAGGTCCTAAACGATTGAAAGAACTCATAGAATGGGGAGCCAAGTTTGATAAAAACACCAAAGGAAAGTATGATTTGGGCAAGGAAGGCGGTCATTCCCAAAACAGGGTAGTCCATCACAAAGACCAAACAGGGTTCGAAATTGAGCGCGCTATCTTACTTGAAGTACATAAAAAAAAGAACATAACGGTTTTAGACCATCATTTTGCCCTTGATTTAATTACAGAAAATAATTGCTGTTACGGCGCTTATGCCTTAAATCAAAAAACAAATGAAATCCTCACTTTCCAGTCGGATTTCACATTGCTTGCCACTGGTGGAATTGGGCATCTTTACGGACACACGACAAATCCAATTATTGCAACTGGAGACGGAATCGCGATGGCAAACCGCGCAAATGCAGTTACCAAGGATATGGAATTCATTCAATTTCATCCAACGGCTTTGTACGAAACCACAAGCGGTTCCAAATTTTTGATTTCGGAGGCGGTTAGAGGTTTTGGCGCTTATTTGCGAACCAAAGAAGGCATCCGTTTTATGCTGAATTATGACGAAAGAGGAGAACTGGCTTCCAGGGATATCGTTTCGCAAAGCATCGATTTGGAGCTTAAAAAAACGGGAGAAGAGTGCGTGTTTTTAGATTGTACCCACTTGGATCTAATCGAATTCAAAAAACACTTCCCTACCATTTATGAACGTTGTAGGAGCATTGGGATTGACATAGCCAAAGATTGGATTCCTGTAATTCCTGCACAGCATTATTTATGCGGGGGAATAAAAGTGGATCAAAACGGAAAAACAAGTGTTGCCAATTTATTTGCCTGCGGCGAATGTTCCCAGACCGGCCTGCATGGCGCCAATAGATTAGCCTCTAATTCCTTATTGGAAGCCTTGGTGTATTCGGATAAAATTTATACTTATTTGGCGAATAAAACCCTAGAAAGTGCGAAACCAAAACAGCCCGTAACGGAGTACAAGGAAATCTCAAAACCAGTGATGAAAACGGCTTACATTTCTAAAATGAAAGAAGATTTACAACATTTGATGCACAAGAATGTTAGTATTGTTCGTTATGAAACTGATTTACTGGAAGCCTTGGAAGAATTGAAACAATGGCAATATGAAATTGAATTAATCAACAGGAATTTCCAAATAAGCACTGCCATTTGCGAACTGAATAATATGATTACCATTGGTACACTTATCATTCAGCAGTCCATTAGCCAAAAAGAAAACCGTGGCGGTTTTATGAAATTCAACTCTTTTGAAATTGAAGAATATGCCAATTAA
- a CDS encoding Crp/Fnr family transcriptional regulator, producing the protein MQLDIDLLYSWGAVVKIYNKNEVIFDEDEMAYFYYQIIDGSVRMYNSNTEGKEFTQGLFYKGNGFGEPPLFIDETYPSKAIALEESSIIKLSKDKFLKILDEYPSLQKHFLTVLAKKIHAKTNTSKEIINQKPEHRVHAFLNSFKKKSGTPTERIIIPYTRQEIANLTGLRVETVIRVFSKMGKNNKVDIINHKIYY; encoded by the coding sequence ATGCAATTAGATATAGATTTACTTTATTCCTGGGGAGCTGTTGTTAAAATTTATAATAAAAACGAAGTGATTTTTGATGAAGACGAAATGGCTTATTTTTATTATCAAATTATTGATGGAAGTGTACGTATGTATAATTCAAATACGGAAGGAAAAGAATTTACACAAGGCTTGTTTTATAAAGGAAATGGATTTGGCGAACCTCCATTGTTTATCGACGAAACATATCCTTCAAAAGCAATTGCATTAGAAGAAAGTAGTATTATTAAGTTATCAAAAGACAAGTTTTTAAAGATATTAGATGAATACCCGTCACTTCAAAAACATTTCTTGACCGTGCTGGCTAAAAAAATTCACGCCAAAACAAATACCTCTAAAGAAATTATAAATCAAAAACCAGAACATCGAGTTCATGCTTTTTTAAACTCATTCAAAAAGAAATCTGGAACTCCAACAGAAAGAATTATAATTCCTTATACCCGTCAAGAAATTGCCAATCTAACTGGTTTAAGAGTAGAAACCGTAATTAGGGTATTTAGCAAAATGGGTAAAAACAACAAGGTAGATATCATCAATCATAAAATATATTATTAA